From the Phoenix dactylifera cultivar Barhee BC4 chromosome 10, palm_55x_up_171113_PBpolish2nd_filt_p, whole genome shotgun sequence genome, one window contains:
- the LOC120112130 gene encoding 1-aminocyclopropane-1-carboxylate oxidase-like, whose product MAIPVIDFSKLDGKERAETLAKIANGCEEWGFFQLVNHGIPVELLERVKKVSSECYKLRAEAFKKSNPVQLLNKLEDKEGENSNVQRLDDVDWEDVFVLQDDNEWPSNPPEFKETMKEYRRELKKLAEKLMEIMDENLGLQKGCIKNAFSGNGEHEPFFGTKVSHYPPCPRLDLVQGLRAHTDAGGVILLFQDDHVGGLQMLKDGRWIDVQPVANAIVINTGDQIEVLSNGRYKSVWHRVLATSNGNRRSIASFYNPSPKATIAPATPGEEAQPLYPKFVFGDYMDVYVKQKFQPKEPRFEAVAAM is encoded by the exons ATGGCAATTCCGGTCATCGACTTCTCGAAGTTGGATGGCAAGGAAAGGGCTGAAACTTTGGCTAAGATCGCCAATGGATGCGAAGAGTGGGGATTCTTTCAG CTGGTGAACCATGGGATTCCGGTGGAGCTTCTGGAGCGCGTGAAGAAGGTCAGCTCTGAATGCTACAAACTGAGAGCTGAAGCCTTCAAGAAATCCAACCCTGTCCAGTTGTTGAACAAATTGGAGGATAAAGAAGGCGAGAACAGTAACGTTCAGCGGTTGGACGACGTGGATTGGGAGGATGTGTTTGTTCTCCAAGACGACAATGAATGGCCATCCAACCCCCCAGAGTTCAA GGAAACCATGAAGGAATACAGGAGAGAGCTCAAGAAGCTGGCggagaaactaatggagatAATGGATGAAAACTTGGGTTTACAGAAGGGCTGCATAAAGAATGCTTTCTCCGGCAATGGCGAACACGAGCCCTTCTTCGGGACCAAGGTGAGCCACTACCCGCCATGCCCTCGCCTAGACCTCGTTCAAGGCCTTCGTGCCCACACCGACGCCGGCGGCGTCATCCTGCTCTTCCAAGACGATCATGTAGGTGGACTCCAGATGCTTAAAGATGGCCGGTGGATCGACGTCCAGCCTGTAGCCAATGCCATCGTGATCAACACCGGAGATCAGATAGAGGTGCTCAGCAATGGGCGATACAAAAGCGTGTGGCACCGTGTGCTCGCCACCAGCAATGGCAACCGCCGCTCCATTGCGTCCTTCTACAACCCCTCCCCCAAGGCCACGATAGCTCCAGCGACCCCCGGAGAAGAGGCTCAACCTTTGTACCCCAAGTTTGTCTTCGGGGACTACATGGATGTGTATGTCAAGCAGAAGTTTCAGCCCAAGGAGCCAAGGTTTGAAGCGGTCGCAGCCATGTGA